Proteins co-encoded in one Nicotiana sylvestris chromosome 7, ASM39365v2, whole genome shotgun sequence genomic window:
- the LOC138873776 gene encoding uncharacterized mitochondrial protein AtMg00820-like, with product MGEGHHGWKGWQKSRAYTFLTSFSADVEPSSFHQASKDDRWIEAMKFEIEALEQNNTWSVVDLPVGKIPIECKWVCKIKYNADYTIERFNARLASKGFTQHEGLNFHDTFSPVAKMTTVRAVIATAALKHWPIFQMDA from the coding sequence ggcaaaaatcacgtgcttacaccttcCTTACTTCTTTTTCTGCTGATGTTGAACCCTCATCTTTTCATCAAGCTAGTAAAGATGATAGATGGATTGAAGCTATGAAATTTGAAATTGAAGCACTAGAGCAGAATAACACTTGGTCTGTAGTTGACTTACCTGTTGGTAAAATACCTATTGAATGCAAATGGGTGTGTAAAATAAAGTATAATGCAGATTATACTATAGAAAGATTCAATGCTAGATTAGCTTCTAAAGGCTTTACACAACATGAGGGGTTAAATTTCCATGATACTTTCTCTCCAGTTGCTAAGATGACTACTGTGAGGGCTGTCATTGCCACTGCTGCTCTCAAGCACTGGCCTATCTTTCAAATGGATGCTTAG